A part of Setaria viridis chromosome 8, Setaria_viridis_v4.0, whole genome shotgun sequence genomic DNA contains:
- the LOC117834775 gene encoding putative disease resistance protein RGA3: protein MATILEPFVGSCVKKLQEIVTEEAILILGVKDELTELQRRMERIHNFLNDAEQWSSKESDHNNCLGQLRDAMYDGDDIIDLARSKGSKLLPDHSLSLSSKSNTCSGLSLFSCFSNIQTRHHVAVKITSLNKRIDNILKDKVISSVPNIQPTRKDLEPKLRKTSNLVEPYLVGKEVMNATRKLVDLLLEHKDKRSYKLAIVGTGGVGKTTLAQKIYNDQKIKGCFNKQAWVCVSKDYSEITILKEILRKIEVQYMQDESIDELQSKLKLAINEKSFFLVLDDIWDSHTWANLLKIPMHTAATGIILLTSRLDTVAVEIGVDYTHRVDLMSVDVGCELLWKSMDIKEEKVVENLRELGKDIVRRCGCLPLGIKVIARVLASKDQTENEWKKILRKDASSMSKLHSEVTSALYLSYEDLPHCLKQCFVYCAMFPEDSVIFRDDIVRMWVAEGFIDQQDGQLLEDTAKEYYYELIYRNLLEPDYSMADLSKCRMHDLLRQLACHLSREECFVGDPESGTVSVMSKFRRILVVPVKDMVVLPSIDKEQYKVRTLRISYENSSRVDSTIFTKLQCIRVLDLTGSVIQGIPDCIRRLIHLRLLDLDGTDISSLPESICCLINLQILNLNSCVALYSLPLGITRLCNLRRLGLARSPINQVPKGIAKLKFLNDLEGFPVGGGSDNSATTQDGWNLDELGPLSQLRNLHIIKLERASPYSTDSLLLDKKFLKELDLCCTDRTDDPYCEEDVINIERTFEKLIPPRGIEDIRIANFFGPRFPTWLDTATYFPSLKYLVLQGCKSCVHLPAIGQLPNLKFLRIEEATAVTKFGSEFIGCGVSNHGSAEAVAFPKLETLIIKDMPNWEEWTFVVEEEESTAAGKEGGEDGAAAKQKGEAPPPRMQLLPRLKTLQLLNSPKLRALPRQLAQEATSLKELSLSFMDNIKVVEDLMFLSGFLVISSCESLERVSNLPQARELRVGGSPCLTCIEKLDNLQLLGLHESMQEVSSLWLPGLQQQCRQVHGEDLDVYNWT, encoded by the coding sequence ATGGCAACCATACTAGAACCTTTTGTTGGATCATGTGTTAAGAAGTTGCAGGAGATAGTTACAGAGGAGGCCATACTAATTTTAGGTGTAAAAGATGAGCTCACAGAACTGCAGAGAAGGATGGAGAGAATACATAACTTTCTTAATGACGCAGAGCAATGGAGCTCAAAAGAATCAGATCATAATAATTGTCTTGGTCAGCTAAGAGATGCTATGTATGACGGTGATGATATTATCGACTTGGCTAGATCTAAAGGAAGCAAGCTATTACCAGATCATTCTCTGTCATTATCAAGCAAATCGAATACATGCAGTGGCCTTTCCCTCTTCTCTTGCTTTTCTAATATCCAGACGCGTCATCATGTTGCTGTCAAGATTACAAGCCTAAACAAAAGAATAGACAATATTTTAAAGGATAAAGTAATTTCATCTGTCCCAAATATACAACCTACTAGAAAAGATTTAGAACCGAAACTGAGAAAAACTTCCAACCTTGTTGAACCCTACCTTGTGGGTAAGGAGGTCATGAATGCTACAAGAAAACTAGTGGATTTGCTACTCGAACATAAGGACAAGAGGTCTTACAAGCTTGCTATTGTTGGAACAGGAGGAGTTGGTAAGACAACACTAGCACAGAAAATATACAACGATCAAAAAATAAAAGGGTGCTTCAACAAACAAGCATGGGTTTGTGTCTCAAAAGATTACTCTGAAATTACTATTCTAAAGGAGATTCTTCGAAAAATTGAAGTACAATACATGCAAGATGAGTCAATTGATGAGCTCCAAAGCAAGCTGAAATTAGCAATCAATGAGAAGAGTTTTTTTCTTGTGTTGGATGATATCTGGGATTCTCATACATGGGCAAATCTATTGAAGATCCCAATGCATACTGCAGCTACAGGGATAATTCTATTGACATCTCGACTTGACACTGTTGCTGTAGAAATTGGAGTGGACTATACACACCGAGTTGATTTAATGTCAGTGGACGTAGGATGTGAGTTACTTTGGAAGAGCATGGACATCAAGGAAGAAAAGGTAGTAGAAAATCTGCGAGAATTAGGGAAAGATATTGTTCGCAGATGTGGTTGTCTTCCTCTTGGAATTAAGGTTATTGCAAGAGTTTTGGCAAGCAAAGATCAAACTGAGAATGAATGGAAGAAGATTTTAAGAAAAGATGCTTCATCCATGAGCAAACTTCACAGTGAAGTAACAAGTGCTTTATATCTAAGCTATGAAGATCTACCACACTGTTTAAAGCAGTGTTTTGTGTATTGTGCTATGTTTCCTGAAGATTCAGTTATTTTCCGTGATGATATTGTGAGGATGTGGGTGGCTGAAGGGTTCATAGATCAGCAAGATGGCCAACTACTAGAAGATACAGCTAAAGAATACTACTATGAGTTGATATATCGAAATCTCCTCGAACCAGATTATTCAATGGCTGATCTTAGTAAATGCAGAATGCATGATCTACTAAGGCAGCTTGCTTGTCATTTATCTAGAGAGGAATGTTTTGTTGGTGACCCAGAATCAGGAACAGTTAGTGTTATGAGTAAATTTAGACGTATTTTAGTTGTCCCTGTGAAGGATATGGTGGTGTTACCTAGCATAGATAAGGAGCAGTATAAAGTGAGAACTCTGAGGATATCATATGAAAATTCATCAAGAGTTGATAGTACAATATTTACAAAACTTCAATGTATTCGAGTTTTGGATTTGACTGGCTCCGTTATACAAGGTATTCCAGATTGTATTCGAAGATTAATTCATCTACGATTACTTGATCTTGATGGAACTGACATATCTAGTCTTCCTGAGTCCATTTGTTGTCTCATAAACCTTCAGATACTGAACTTGAATAGCTGTGTTGCATTGTATAGTCTCCCTCTAGGAATAACTCGGTTATGTAACCTGAGACGCCTTGGTCTTGCTAGATCACCAATAAATCAGGTTCCAAAAGGGATAGCTAAACTGAAGTTCCTCAATGATTTAGAAGGATTTCCAGTTGGTGGTGGCAGTGATAATAGTGCTACAACGCAAGATGGATGGAATCTAGACGAGCTGGGTCCTCTTTCACAGCTGAGGAATCTTCATATCATTAAGTTGGAAAGAGCATCTCCTTACAGTACCGATTCATTGTTACTAGACAAAAAGTTTCTCAAAGAATTAGATTTATGTTGTACAGATCGTACAGATGATCCATATTGTGAAGAGGATGTAATCAATATTGAGAGGACTTTTGAGAAGCTAATCCCTCCACGGGGCATTGAAGATATAAGGATTGCAAATTTTTTTGGTCCAAGATTTCCTACCTGGCTAGATACTGCTACCTATTTTCCATCACTGAAATACTTGGTTCTCCAGGGTTGCAAATCTTGTGTGCATCTTCCGGCAATCGGGCAGCTCCCCAACTTGAAATTTCTGAGAATCGAGGAAGCCACTGCAGTTACCAAATTTGGATCTGAATTTATTGGCTGTGGGGTGAGTAATCACGGATCTGCAGAGGCAGTTGCTTTCCCTAAGCTTGAAACGTTGATCATCAAGGATATGCCCAACTGGGAGGAGTGGACCTTTGtagttgaagaagaagaatcaaCAGCAGCAGGTAAGGAAGGTGGAGAGGATGGAGCTGCCGCCAAGCAAAAGGGGGAAGCCCCACCTCCAAGGATGCAGCTGCTGCCTCGTTTGAAGACGTTGCAACTTTTGAACAGCCCCAAGCTGAGAGCTCTTCCACGACAGCTTGCACAGGAGGCCACAAGCTTGAAGGAGCTCAGCTTAAGCTTCATGGACAATATTAAGGTTGTGGAGGACCTTATGTTTCTCTCTGGTTTCCTTGTAATTTCGTCTTGTGAAAGCCTGGAGAGGGTGTCGAATCTACCGCAAGCAAGAGAGCTGCGTGTGGGGGGCTCTCCATGCTTGACGTGTATTGAGAAGTTGGACAACCTGCAGCTGCTGGGTCTGCACGAGAGTATGCAAGAGGTCTCCTCACTGTGGCTGCCTGGGCTCCAACAGCAGTGCAGACAAGTTCATGGTGAAGATTTGGATGTCTATAATTGGACATGA